A region of the Myxococcus guangdongensis genome:
CCCGACACCCGGATGGCGCTCGACGTCGGTTGCGGCAATGGCCAGTTCAGCTGCCAGCTCGGAGACCACTTCGACGCGGTCCTCGGCCTCGACCCGAGCGCCGACCAGCTCGCGCACGCCGTGCCTCATGCGCGTGTCCGATACCGCGTGGGCTCCGCCGAGAACCTCGACGTCGCGGACCACAGCGCCAGCCTCGTCACGGCCGCCCAGGCCGCACACTGGTTCGACCTGCCCCGGTTCTACGAAGAGGTACGACGCGTCTGCGTGCCGGGCGCGAAACTCGCGCTCATCAGCTATGGCGTCGCCCAGCTCGAAGCCGGGCTGAACGAGCGCTTCCTCGAGTTCTATCGAGAGGAGATTGGCCCCTACTGGCCTCCCGAGCGGAAGCTCGTCGACAGTGGCTACGCCCAGCTGGCCTTCCCCTTCCGGGAGCTTTCGCCCCCTCGCCAGCAACTCCGCCGTGAATGGGATGCGCACGCCTTCCTGGGCTACGTCTCCACCTGGTCGGCCACCCAGCGCGCCCGCGCGGCGGGCAAGGAGGAGATGCTCGCGGCCTTCTCGCGCGACCTCCTGGCCTCCTGGGGTGACCCCAACCGCGCGCGAACCATCCTCTGGCCCATCAACATCCGCCTCGGAGAAGTCTGAGGCACGCGCCCCACACGGCACTGGAGGCCGGCCTGCGACACCGTGAGAGGTGGCCGAGGCGGGAGTCGCCGGCGAAGGCCCCCATCATCGGCATGGCCCGCCTCCGCGCCGCGAACACCCTCCGCCCAATGAAAACGGCGGCCCTCCCGGAGGAAGGCCGCCGCTCTCACTGCCTCGAGCTTCGGACTACTGCGCGGTGGTGAGGGTCCCCACCGCCACGTCGATGGACTGCAACGTTCCGGAGGCCGGCAGCGCGTGCGCCTTGCGGACACTCAGCGGCACCACCGTGCCCGCCGGCCTCTCGCCGGTGGCATCCACGGTCAGCGCCACGGACAGCAGCGCGCCGTCGTACGGGTGCGCCGGAGCGCCCTTCTGGTACACGCCCACGCTCAACGTGCCGCCCTTCACACCCGACTTGAGCAACCAGGGCGCGGCGCCGAGCGCGTAGCCCCGGTTGGCCACGTACTCGGAGCCCTCCACGGGGGTCCAGGACGCGGTGGCCGCGTCCAGGCCCAGCGTCAGGTCCACGCCACGGCCGGACTGGCCCGCGGGCCCCACCAGGTCCAGCACCAACGTGTTGCCCGAGGACTGGCTCGCGTTGCGAACCAGGCGCCACCCCGTCCCCGTCGGGTCCACGTAGCTCACCGTGCCAGCGACGGGCACCGTGACGACGGCCGAGTCGGACTTCGTCGGGTCCGCCACGCTGGTCGCCGTCACGGTGTACGTCCCCGCCCGGCTCGGCGCGGTGTACACGCCGGAGCTGGTGACGGTGCCGTTGGCCGAACCCCCCTCGACGGCCCAGGTCACCGCGACGACGGTGGTGTTCGTCACTTCGGCTGAGAGCTCCACGCGAGCCCCCTGCCCCACCGTGGCCGTCTTCGGAGAGACCGTCACCGTCACCGGCCGGGCCACGAGGGGCTCGACGGTGAGGGTGGCCGAGTCGGACTTCGTCGGGTCCGCCACGCTGGTCGCCGTCACCGTGAACGTGCCCGCGCGGCGCGGCGCCCGGTACACGCCCGTGCTGCTCACGGTGCCGTTGTCGTCACCGCCCTCCACGGACCACTGCACCGCCAGGACGTTGGTCCCGGTGACCTGCGCGGACAGGGAGAAGGCGGCATCCTGCGCCACCGTGCCCGTCTTCGGGGAGACCGCCACCGCCACCGTCTCGACGATGATGGGCTCCACCGTGATGGAGGCCGAGCCCTTCTTCGTCGGGTCCGCCACGCTGGTCGCCGTCACCGTGAACGTGCCCGCCTTCTTCGGCGCCCGGTACACGCCCGTGCTGCTGACGTAACCGTTCTCATCGCCACCCTCCACGGTCCACTGCACCGCCAGGTTGTTCGTCCCGGAGACCTCCGCCGTCAGCTGCACGGTGCCCTCCCAGGGGGTGCTGGCCGTCGCGGGGCTCACCGTCACGTTCACCTCCCCGACGACGACGGGCTCCACGGTGATGGAGGCGGAGCCCTGCTTCGTCGGGTCCGCCACGCTGGTCGCCGTCACGGTGTACGTGCCCGCCTTGTCCGGCGCGGTGTAGCGGCCCGTGCTGCTGACGGTGCCGTTCTCGTCGCCACCCTCCACGGCCCACTGCACCGCGGTGATGGAGGAGCCGGAGACCTCCGCCGTGAGATTCACGGACGTCCCCTGCCCGAGCGTCGCCACCTCCGGCGTCACCTTCACCAGGACCGTCGGCGTCTGGACCGCCTCCACCGTGACGGTGGCCGAGTCCTTCTTCGAGGTGTCCACCGCGTTGGTGGCCACCACCGTGTACGTGCCTGCCTCGGCCGGCGCGGTGTAGACGCCCGCGCTGCTGATGGAGCCGTGGGAGTCGCCGCCCTCCACCGACCAGAGGATGCGCGCGGCCTTCGAGTCCTTCACCGAAGCGCTGAAGGTCGTCTTCTCACCGGCCTTCACCGTGACGCTCTTCGGCGTCACCGTCACCGGCCCCGAATCGGAGTCGGAGCAGGCCACCAGCGCCCCCATCAGGAGCGGAACAATGAGCTTCATCCACGTTTTCATGGGGGATTACCGTCCGAACTGATTGACGAAGAGGGTGATGTCGCTGTCGCTCACGGAGCCGACGCCGTCGAGGTTCGTCGCCTCGGAGCCGGAGGTGCCGTAGTCCTGCGCGAGCAGGCCCATGTCCTCTCCGTCCACGACGTTGTCGCCATTGATGTCGCCCGTGTAGACCCGGACGCTCGCCACGGCCTTCGCCGTCGGCACCACGACGCTCGCGGCGGACACGTGGCACAGGCCCCGGACCGTCGGCGCGGCGTAGACGCCGTCCTCACTCACGGTGCCGCAGACGCGGCCCTCGGACACCGACCAGGTCACCGCCGTGTCCACCGCGTACGACACGTTCGCCCGCAGGGTGACGGACTCGCCCACCGGCACCACGTGCTGCGCCTCCGCCAGCTCCACCACCACCGGATGCAGCGTGAAGGGCGTGGTCGCCTTCGACGAGTGGCCATAGGCGTCGTACGCCACCGCCTCCAGGACATGCTCCCCCGGCGCCAGCGGAATCGGGAACAGCGGCAGCGTGTACGGCGCGGCCGTGCTCGTGCCCTTCAGCGCGCCGTCCACGTAGAACTCCACGTGCGTCACCCCCGTGTCGTCGGTGGCCTCGGCCCGCATCGTGTAGTTCTCGTACAGGCCCTCCACGCTGGCGGTGATGCTCGGCGCGCCCAGGTCCTGGACGGTGGAGTTGCGCACGTCGAAGCTCACCGTGCGCTCCGTCGCGTTGCCCGCCTTGTCCGTGGCCGTCGCCTTGAACTGGTGCGTTCCGTTGGACAGGGTCCGCGTGTCGAACGCCGTCGCGTAGACGCCGTCGACGTCCGTGAACGCGCTCACCGGGGTGCCGTCCACCTCGAACGCGAGCGAGGACGTCCAGACGTTGTCGCTCACGGTCGCCGTGAGCTGCACCGTCCCGTAGCTGCCCTCGACCGCGGCCACCAGCGTGGGGCGCTGGATGTCCGGCTGGGTCGAGGTGACCAGGTTCACGTCGTCCAGGAAGAACTGGGTGACCTCGCCCGCCATCTGCGGGGCCGCCGTCTGGTCCACGTCGAAGAACAGCTGCACCGTCTGCCCGCGGTACGCCGTCAAATCGAAGCGGTGCTGACGGTATTCGCCGTCGGTGTCATCCACGTCGGAGATCACCTTCAGCGTCGCCAGCTCCGTGCCCGCGGAGTCCCGGACCTTCGGGCTGAAGGTGTGGTGGGGCACCGCCTCCGTGAACGCGCCGTTGTAGATGCGCAGCCAGAAGCTGAAGATGGCCGAGGTCGCCGTCGCCGGAATGGCCACGGACTGCCGCACGGAGTGCCGCGCCGGCCCCGGGTTGGTCCAGAAGACATACATACGGCTGCCCGTATGCGAGAAGGACGCGTTGCTGAGGATGCCCGCCGAGCCCGACAAGGTCGTCACCCCTGTCCAGCTCCCGGAGGTCTCGAAGCTGGGGTTGAGCACGCGCTGGGTGGAGGTGGTGTCCACGTAGAACGTCACCGCGGCGGACTCCGCCGGGTTGCCGCCCGCATCGGTGGCGCGGGCGACGAGCGTGTGCGCGCCCGCCGTCAGCGTGGAGAGGTTGACGACCCGGGAGAACGACTTGACCGAGTTGCCCAGGGACACACCGTCGACCAGGAACTCCACCGCGTTGACGAAGCCGTTGTCGGACACCTCCGCGAGGTAGCCCACGCGCGTGCCGGAGAAGACCACGCGGGCATTGACCCGGGGCGCCTCGGCGTCCGCGGCGCGGAGGATTCGCAGCGAGAAGTCATCCAGCTGGAAGTTGGTGGGGAGCGAGGCGTTCTCGCTGCCCTCCACGAAGAGGCGCACCGTCTGGCCCGCGTAGGCCGTCAGGTCCACGCTCTGCTGCACCCAGCCCAGCGTCGCGTCCAGGTTGGACCACGTCGCCACCGTCCCCAGCACCGTGCCGGAGGTGTCGCGCACCTGCAGCGTCAGCGTGTCGCGGACCGCGGTGGTGGTCGTCTCGGAGGTGGTGAGGTTGAGGAAGAAGGTCAGCGCGGCGTGGGTGACGCCGGAGGGGATGGTGACGTCCTGCCACAGCCGGTCGACGTGCGTCGTGCCCCAGCCGTTGAGCCACACGAAGCCCTGGCCGGAGCGCGGGCCGGAGGAGACCGGGAAGTTGATGTTCTCCGGCGGGTCCGCCAGCCAGCCCTGGCCGCCCAGCTCGAAGCCCGGGTCGCTCAGGAGCTGCTCGAAGCTGTTGGCGACGGAGAAGCTCGCCGGCGCGGACGCCGTGGAGTTGCCGGCCGCGTCGTAGGCCACCGCCACCAGCTGGTGCGGGCCGTTGGACAGCGGGCTCGAGTCCAGCGGGAGCTGGTACGGCTGGGCGGAGACATTCCCCGCCAGTGCGCCGTCGACGAAGAACTCCACGCGCGCCACGCCGACGTTGTCGTCGGCGAACGCCTGCAGCTGGAAGTCCGGCGCGCTGCCGGAGACGCTCGCGAAGACGGTGGGGGCCGTGCGGTCGTCGTACGTCCCGGCGGTGTAGCCCACGTTGATGGCCGCGAAGGCGTTCTGCACCGCCCGGTACTCGTTCGACTGGGAGCCGAAGAGGTCCGCCGCGGCCTGGAGGCTGCTGGTGCGGGCCGACAGGTAGTTGGACGACGGGAACAGGTAGACGGTGAGCGCGCGGTACCAGATGGCCGCCGCCTTGTCGTTGCCGATGCCCCGCATGCCCGAGGGCAGATAGGTGCTGGAGTAGTCGGTGCCGACGGACAGCGGCTGGGCGCCCTGCGACAGGAAGTAGAAGGCGCGGTTCATCGGGCCGCTGCTGAAGTGCACGTCGATGTTGCGCAGGCCCGGGTACCAGGCGTCCACGCTCACGCCGTCCAGCGACGGGCGGAACATGACGCGCATCGGGCGGGCGCTGAGCTGCTCGGCGATGAGCCAGTTGCCACCGACATCACCAATGACGTTGCCGCGGCCGTTGGCCACCCAGAACTCCGTCAGCGTCCCGAAGATGTCCGAGTTGGCCTCGTTGAGGCCGCCGGACTCGCCGTCGTAGATGAGGCCGGCCGTCTGCGAGGTGACGCCGTGGGACATCTCATGGCCCGTCACGTCGAGCACGGCCATGGACTTCATGCCACCGGCGGCCGGGAACGAGCCGTCGCCGTAGCTCATGCAGAAGCAGCCGTCGCTCCAGAAGGCGTTGTCGTAGAGGGTGCTGGCGTGCACGCGGTTGTAGGTGGGCGAGCCGAAGCCGTCCACGCCGTCGCGGCCGAAGATGCGCTTGTAGAAGTCCCACGTCGCCAGCAGGCCGAAGTGCGCGTCGACGGCGGCCGTCTGCCCGTTGGTGCTCAGGGTGTTGTTCGCGCCGACGATGTAGTTCTGCCCGTCGCCCCAGACGTTGTCGGCGTCGGTGTAGAGGGTCAGCGTGGGGACGACGCCGTTCTGCACGTCGGCGTGGTTCACGTCATAGGTGCGGATGCCCTCGCCACCGGCGCGCGTGACGTCGCGCAGCTCGAAGAGGCCCTGGGCGTTCTGGAAGACGTCCAGCGAGACGTCCCCGCTGTACTGCGAGCGGCCGAGGCCCCTGGCGGCGGCGGTCTGGAGCGAGTTCCACTTCTTCAGCACGTCGCCCGACTGCGCGTCGATGATGAAGTCCGTGTGCTTGACGCCGTCCTTCGTGTTCTCCAGCTCGGTGTGCACGTGGTACGCGAGCCGGTAGGCCACGACCTCCGTGTCGAAGTCCGCCGCGTTCTGCTGCGCGACGGGCTTGCCGGGGTAGCGGTTCACCAGCCGCGTCTGGGGATAGACGATGAGCTCGCCCTTCGGCGTGACGCTGAACGGGCCCTTGGGCGCCAGCTCCTGCGTGGCCTTCGTCACCGCGGAGCGCGCGTCCAGCCTGGGCGTCACGTCCAGGCGGATGCCCTTGCGCAGGCCGTCGGTGGTGATGCGGAGGTCCTTGGCGGACGCTCCCTGATGCGTGATGGCCGCCGCGCCCCATACGGGGATTCCCTGGTAGGTCTGAGCAAAGCGCGCGTGCGTCTGACCAAAGACATCCGTGCTGGAGCTGGATAGCCGGAAGTCATCCCGAGAACTCAATCCGAGCTCGAGACTTCGTGATTTGAGACTTGTCAGGGATTCCGCCACACGAGCGGATTCGCGGACCTTGAGTTGTGTCAGCGCGGGTTGTGAGACGGGGGTGAGCTTCTCAGCCGCGAGGGATGAGCTCGCCGAGACAAGACTCGCGAGGAGCAGAGGCCAACGAGGCCACGGCTTGGACATTGGGTTGACTCCACACTGCGTACGAGGGGGCTCCCGCCGTCAGCCCGGGGGCGGCGTGATTGTCCAACAGCATACCGTATTGAAACGCGGGAATAACAAGTGGGGCCCCACGGACCGCAGAATCCCCTGTCAAACCCGTGAGAGTTGTTTGTTTTTCACGGGCCACACGATGTGAAACGGGAGTTGCGCCAGTTTCACAGTCCGCTCGCCTGGCTGCCTCCTATCGATGAACAGGATTTCATCGAGGGGCGCGTGCGGCTTCGTCGTCCAGCGGCCCCGCCTTCATCACAGACACAGCGTATGGGCGAGCCGAGGCAACCCCTTCCTCGGCTGAGCGTGGAGCACGGGCACGCGTCTACGCGGCCCTGCCCTCCATCAGCCCGCGAATCTTCACCGCGTCCGCCTCTTCCAGCGGGTTGTAGACCAGCATGGCCAGGTCGGGCCGGCCGTCCACGGCGAAGGACGAGTACTCCAGCGAGAGGGAGCCCAGCACGGGATGGCGCAGCCGCTTCACGCCCTCGCCGAAGCTCCTCACATCGTTGTCGCGCCACATCGCCGCGAACTCCGGACTGGCCTGGCACAGCTCGTCCACCATCGGCTGCACCGTCTCGGCTGCCCCCGCGCGCGCCGCGTCGCCGCGAAACACGCCGACCACGAACCGCGCCACCGACTCCCAATCGAAGTTGAGCTCGCGCGCCTTCGGGTTCAGGAATATCTGCCGCAACACATTGCGACGGTCCGGCGGCAGCGTGCCGTAGTCCGTCAACACGACCGCCGCGGCGCGATTCCAGGCCACGATGTCCCAGGTCGCGGTGCGCACCATCGCCGGGCAGACGCCCATCGAATCCAGCACGCGCTGCAGGCGCGGTGTGACGCCTTCCACGGGCC
Encoded here:
- a CDS encoding class I SAM-dependent methyltransferase encodes the protein MTREAHNWFEQGGEAYARYRPTYPDELARHLAQVSPDTRMALDVGCGNGQFSCQLGDHFDAVLGLDPSADQLAHAVPHARVRYRVGSAENLDVADHSASLVTAAQAAHWFDLPRFYEEVRRVCVPGAKLALISYGVAQLEAGLNERFLEFYREEIGPYWPPERKLVDSGYAQLAFPFRELSPPRQQLRREWDAHAFLGYVSTWSATQRARAAGKEEMLAAFSRDLLASWGDPNRARTILWPINIRLGEV
- a CDS encoding M4 family metallopeptidase, which encodes MSSRDDFRLSSSSTDVFGQTHARFAQTYQGIPVWGAAAITHQGASAKDLRITTDGLRKGIRLDVTPRLDARSAVTKATQELAPKGPFSVTPKGELIVYPQTRLVNRYPGKPVAQQNAADFDTEVVAYRLAYHVHTELENTKDGVKHTDFIIDAQSGDVLKKWNSLQTAAARGLGRSQYSGDVSLDVFQNAQGLFELRDVTRAGGEGIRTYDVNHADVQNGVVPTLTLYTDADNVWGDGQNYIVGANNTLSTNGQTAAVDAHFGLLATWDFYKRIFGRDGVDGFGSPTYNRVHASTLYDNAFWSDGCFCMSYGDGSFPAAGGMKSMAVLDVTGHEMSHGVTSQTAGLIYDGESGGLNEANSDIFGTLTEFWVANGRGNVIGDVGGNWLIAEQLSARPMRVMFRPSLDGVSVDAWYPGLRNIDVHFSSGPMNRAFYFLSQGAQPLSVGTDYSSTYLPSGMRGIGNDKAAAIWYRALTVYLFPSSNYLSARTSSLQAAADLFGSQSNEYRAVQNAFAAINVGYTAGTYDDRTAPTVFASVSGSAPDFQLQAFADDNVGVARVEFFVDGALAGNVSAQPYQLPLDSSPLSNGPHQLVAVAYDAAGNSTASAPASFSVANSFEQLLSDPGFELGGQGWLADPPENINFPVSSGPRSGQGFVWLNGWGTTHVDRLWQDVTIPSGVTHAALTFFLNLTTSETTTTAVRDTLTLQVRDTSGTVLGTVATWSNLDATLGWVQQSVDLTAYAGQTVRLFVEGSENASLPTNFQLDDFSLRILRAADAEAPRVNARVVFSGTRVGYLAEVSDNGFVNAVEFLVDGVSLGNSVKSFSRVVNLSTLTAGAHTLVARATDAGGNPAESAAVTFYVDTTSTQRVLNPSFETSGSWTGVTTLSGSAGILSNASFSHTGSRMYVFWTNPGPARHSVRQSVAIPATATSAIFSFWLRIYNGAFTEAVPHHTFSPKVRDSAGTELATLKVISDVDDTDGEYRQHRFDLTAYRGQTVQLFFDVDQTAAPQMAGEVTQFFLDDVNLVTSTQPDIQRPTLVAAVEGSYGTVQLTATVSDNVWTSSLAFEVDGTPVSAFTDVDGVYATAFDTRTLSNGTHQFKATATDKAGNATERTVSFDVRNSTVQDLGAPSITASVEGLYENYTMRAEATDDTGVTHVEFYVDGALKGTSTAAPYTLPLFPIPLAPGEHVLEAVAYDAYGHSSKATTPFTLHPVVVELAEAQHVVPVGESVTLRANVSYAVDTAVTWSVSEGRVCGTVSEDGVYAAPTVRGLCHVSAASVVVPTAKAVASVRVYTGDINGDNVVDGEDMGLLAQDYGTSGSEATNLDGVGSVSDSDITLFVNQFGR
- a CDS encoding helix-turn-helix transcriptional regulator is translated as MANETPLGAYLKERRTRLDPVALGYPAGRRRTAGLRREEVAQRASISPTWYSWLEQGRGGAPSAQVLDRLSQALMLTDVEREHLFLLGLGRPPEVRYRPVEGVTPRLQRVLDSMGVCPAMVRTATWDIVAWNRAAAVVLTDYGTLPPDRRNVLRQIFLNPKARELNFDWESVARFVVGVFRGDAARAGAAETVQPMVDELCQASPEFAAMWRDNDVRSFGEGVKRLRHPVLGSLSLEYSSFAVDGRPDLAMLVYNPLEEADAVKIRGLMEGRAA